From a region of the Saccharomycodes ludwigii strain NBRC 1722 chromosome VII, whole genome shotgun sequence genome:
- the MTF1 gene encoding RNA polymerase specificity factor (similar to Saccharomyces cerevisiae YMR228W | MTF1 | Mitochondrial Transcription Factor), whose amino-acid sequence MSGSLVLKNLIQDCRKLKKSFGFQYICNEEILTKALNKLNLPAKYPKPNSTKILEIYPGPAIQSLITYNILKPKQYILLEKHTYFHNLITKHILLNNEYTTSIKPTFTGLESIAKIYTSKDTKNYPNLQLTDLNPYNWESYSHITNFNVKTSKTEDPEHAIFLPSTQSFDKVHEEFLILGNLTGNVTATATGEALYMQLLSCITRQNWLQRFGRVRMVFWVSEATARKLVTFPGDKARSKASLLSETFTETKVVALSNSAQINPDVNKPCSASMFNKRVIDRDDPYFYDAKNMDLIEPINGAVLKKCGLPVLIEISPKYNTGEIWDTWDYVTKHLLVLKTRPLGESLNSLGPGAFEYFNRVIQDKSLLEKPSNTLTKEDFIYLTDIFYNWPFKPDIMMDFVDVLQDD is encoded by the coding sequence ATGTCAGGGTCTCTTGTCCTCAAGAATTTAATTCAAGATTGtagaaaattgaaaaaatcatttgGGTTTCAATACATTTGCAATGAAGAAATATTAACTAAAGCCTTGaataaattgaatttaCCTGCAAAATACCCTAAGCCCAATAGtacaaaaattttagaaattTACCCAGGTCCAGCTATTCAATCTTTAATTACatacaatattttaaaacctAAACAGTACattttattggaaaaacacacatattttcataatttaataacaaaacataTATTACTGAACAATGAATATACCACTTCCATCAAACCCACATTTACAGGTTTAGAATCGATTgctaaaatatatacatcaaaggatacaaaaaattatcccAATTTACAATTGACAGATTTAAATCCGTATAACTGGGAATCATACTCCCATATTACAAATTTTAATGTGAAAACCAGTAAAACCGAAGATCCTGAACACGCTATATTTTTACCATCTACCCAATCCTTTGATAAAGTTCATGAGGAATTTTTAATCCTAGGAAATCTAACAGGAAATGTCACAGCAACTGCCACAGGTGAAGCACTATACATGCAATTGTTGTCCTGCATCACAAGACAAAATTGGTTACAAAGATTTGGCCGTGTAAGAATGGTCTTTTGGGTTTCGGAAGCAACTGCTCGCAAATTGGTTACATTTCCTGGCGATAAGGCCAGATCCAAAGCCAGTTTACTATCAGAAACGTTTACTGAAACAAAAGTGGTGGCTTTGAGTAACAGCGCTCAAATTAACCCTGATGTTAATAAACCATGTTCGGCTTCCATGTTTAACAAAAGGGTTATAGATAGAGATGACCCATACTTTTATGATGCAAAGAACATGGACTTGATTGAACCTATAAACGGCGCAGTTCTTAAGAAGTGTGGATTACCAGTATTAATAGAAATTTCTCCCAAATATAATACAGGTGAGATCTGGGATACTTGGGATTATGTCACTAAACACTTAttggttttaaaaacaagACCGCTAGGCGAATCTCTAAACTCTTTAGGCCCTGGTGCTTTTGAATATTTCAATAGAGTCATTCAAGACAAATCTTTGCTAGAGAAGCCATCGAATACTTTAACCAAGGaagattttatatatttgacTGACATCTTCTATAATTGGCCATTCAAACCAGACATTATGATGGACTTTGTCGATGTTCTTCAAGATGATTGA
- a CDS encoding uncharacterized protein (similar to Saccharomyces cerevisiae YOR326W | MYO2 | MYOsin (paralog of YAL029C | MYO4)) produces MPNFEYCLQDPVTDNLRCLKNTIETIENYNFQSFPHITAFKKCSMLCLKKLGLFDKNTSLTENTMAIIELDSCFITHILHTDSESSPVNWNLLKIFNITIGFIIIYAVFNIVKNNSLLIITLRSKIRHYLNKCYIFFVEPKETNAPKIDMVTILGMINSLTEAIEKTNKSQEDIFTGITYLQQKLDYISKEIRLLKAIYLKFTAVHKMTKKNNGSLAYKSKRNNIEFLTVNKEKQNEKRSIENNKNKATANSSVVSQDSIVVEQKGKITRQKTPSSNINAQKRPLLDISPNSLNIQTQNTVRPPSTGNPPIEKRSGYVETLSHGNDLLRLGFETKPKEVPLFKAGNPSIRIHGRKTGMIFDLTSKEGRRIWKDYIGSNKSTRTNQEQQQQQQANSNIQNENLTSASEPLSNFPTDIRTEDKDGNPYRRVYVPGRGWYSRMRYLEVVSSNA; encoded by the coding sequence atgcCTAATTTTGAATACTGTTTACAGGATCCCGTCACTGATAATTTACGTTGtttgaaaaatacaatagAAACAATAGAAAACTATAACTTTCAATCTTTTCCTCATATAACTGCCTTTAAAAAATGCTCGATGctatgtttaaaaaaactagGACTTTTCGATAAAAATACTAGTCTTACTGAAAATACTATGGCAATTATTGAATTGGATAGCTGTTTTATCACTCATATATTACATACTGATTCGGAATCATCTCCTGTCAATTggaatttattaaaaatattcaatataACTATTGGAttcataattatatatgctgttttcaatattgtaaaaaataacagttTGCTAATTATTACTTTGCGCTCTAAAATAAGACattatttgaataaatgttatattttttttgttgaaccAAAGGAAACCAATGCACCCAAGATAGATATGGTGACAATTCTTGGTATGATAAATAGCTTAACTGAAGCAATAGAAAAGACAAATAAGTCCCAAGAAGATATTTTTACTGGAATCACTTATTTGCAACAAAAATTGGATTATATTTCAAAGGAAATCCGTCTTTTGAAAGCCatatatttgaaatttaCAGCCGTACACaaaatgacaaaaaaaaataatggatCTCTAGCATACAAGTCAAAAAGGAACAATATTGAGTTCCTAACTGTGAACAAGGAAAAGCAAAACGAAAAAAGAAGTatagaaaataacaaaaataaagcaaCTGCCAATTCAAGTGTTGTTAGTCAAGATTCAATAGTAGTAGAACAAAAAGGTAAAATAACAAGACAAAAAACACCAAGCAGTAATATAAATGCACAAAAAAGACCTTTACTAGATATTTCGCCAAATAGCTTAAATATCCAGACACAAAACACTGTGCGACCCCCATCTACTGGAAACCCcccaattgaaaaaagatcTGGTTATGTGGAGACTTTATCACATGGTAATGATTTGCTACGATTAGGATTCGAAACAAAACCGAAAGAAGTTCCCCTTTTTAAGGCGGGAAACCCTTCAATAAGGATTCACGGGAGAAAAACTGGAAtgatttttgatttaacaAGTAAAGAGGGCAGAAGGATATGGAAAGATTATATTGGTTCAAACAAATCAACAAGAACCAATCAAgagcaacagcaacagcaacaagcAAATTCAAACATTCAAAACGAAAATTTAACTTCTGCTTCTGAGCCGCTGTCTAATTTTCCGACTGATATAAGAACAGAAGATAAAGATGGCAACCCCTATAGGCGGGTGTATGTTCCAGGAAGAGGTTGGTATTCAAGAATGAGATATTTAGAAGTTGTAAGCAGTAATGcctaa